In a single window of the Acidobacteriota bacterium genome:
- the pstA gene encoding phosphate ABC transporter permease PstA yields MDSRRIANAIATITTAVAAFAVVGVLIVILGYISYQGISSLSWQFLVETPKPVGEGGGIGNAIVGSLIMLGLASLLGVPIGVAVGTYLSEMGDGWFGSTVRFVADTLIGVPSIVFGVFIYALVVLQQGYFSTLAGSLALALIMIPIITRTTEEMTKLVPKTMREGALALGAPQWRVTLDIVLPAAMSGIATGIMLSVARVLGETAPLLFTAFGSRFYNIYLDEPMAALTVQIYNYAISPFDEWHDKAWAATMVLVGMILLINISMRYVTRKRY; encoded by the coding sequence ATGGACAGCAGGAGAATAGCAAATGCGATAGCCACTATCACGACCGCGGTCGCAGCGTTCGCGGTGGTCGGCGTTCTGATAGTCATCCTCGGCTACATTTCGTATCAGGGAATCTCGTCGCTGAGTTGGCAGTTCCTCGTTGAAACCCCGAAACCTGTCGGCGAGGGCGGCGGCATCGGCAACGCTATCGTAGGTTCGCTGATAATGCTCGGGCTGGCATCGCTGCTCGGCGTGCCTATCGGCGTCGCTGTGGGCACGTACCTCTCAGAAATGGGCGACGGCTGGTTCGGGTCGACGGTTAGATTTGTCGCCGACACGCTGATAGGCGTGCCGTCGATCGTTTTCGGTGTTTTCATTTACGCTTTGGTCGTTCTGCAGCAAGGATATTTCTCAACGTTGGCCGGCTCGCTCGCCCTGGCTTTGATAATGATCCCGATCATTACGCGAACGACCGAGGAAATGACCAAGCTCGTCCCAAAGACCATGCGCGAAGGAGCACTCGCGCTCGGAGCTCCGCAGTGGCGCGTTACGCTTGATATCGTATTGCCGGCCGCGATGTCGGGCATTGCTACCGGAATTATGCTGTCGGTCGCACGCGTGCTCGGCGAAACCGCACCGCTGCTTTTCACGGCGTTCGGCAGCCGTTTTTATAACATCTACCTCGACGAGCCTATGGCGGCTCTGACGGTGCAGATATACAATTACGCCATTTCGCCGTTTGACGAATGGCACGACAAGGCCTGGGCCGCGACGATGGTCTTGGTCGGGATGATACTCCTGATCAATATCTCGATGCGGTATGTGACGCGAAAGCGTTATTAG
- a CDS encoding phosphate ABC transporter ATP-binding protein: MSKISVTDLNFFYGKAQALHNISIEIPEREVIAFIGPSGCGKSTFLRTLNRMNDTIPLTRAEGKVLIDGEDIYRPTTDVVKLRRRVGMVFQKSNPFPKSIFENVAYGIRINRIHSDKADLANRVEKALRDAALWEEVKDRLQSSAFGLSGGQQQRLCIARALAVQPEVVLMDEPASALDPSATQKIEELVVQLKQQYTIVIVTHNMQQAARVSDKTAFFMLGKLVEYNPTQKMFTNPDEQLTEDYITGRFG; this comes from the coding sequence ATGAGTAAGATCAGCGTTACAGACCTGAATTTCTTTTACGGCAAAGCGCAGGCGCTTCACAATATCTCTATCGAGATACCTGAGCGCGAGGTGATCGCATTTATCGGCCCGTCGGGCTGCGGCAAATCCACTTTCCTTCGCACGCTGAACCGTATGAACGACACCATTCCGCTGACGCGTGCAGAGGGCAAGGTTCTGATCGATGGCGAGGACATATATCGTCCGACCACCGACGTCGTAAAGCTGCGCCGCCGCGTCGGGATGGTCTTTCAGAAATCGAATCCTTTCCCGAAATCGATCTTTGAGAATGTCGCCTACGGCATACGCATAAACCGAATTCATTCGGACAAAGCGGACCTGGCAAACCGTGTCGAAAAGGCACTTCGCGACGCAGCGCTTTGGGAAGAGGTGAAGGACCGTTTGCAGAGTTCGGCATTCGGCCTGTCAGGCGGCCAGCAGCAGCGGCTGTGTATCGCCCGTGCTCTGGCGGTACAGCCTGAGGTGGTTTTGATGGATGAACCGGCATCGGCCCTCGATCCTTCCGCCACGCAGAAGATCGAAGAACTCGTCGTTCAATTGAAACAGCAATACACCATCGTAATAGTCACGCACAACATGCAGCAGGCTGCACGCGTTTCGGACAAAACGGCGTTCTTTATGTTGGGCAAACTCGTCGAATACAACCCGACGCAGAAAATGTTCACCAATCCTGACGAACAGCTGACGGAAGACTATATTACGGGCAGATTCGGATAA
- the phoU gene encoding phosphate signaling complex protein PhoU, whose amino-acid sequence METRIIDQQLGVLRDKILLLGGATEAAVTRAMDSLINRDSELAKRVLDEDTIINQMELDIDRMSIEILALQQPAAHDLRFVISVAKITPVLERIADHASNIAESVLVLNTQPEVRQFVEFRLMSTTASEMLQAALDAFTAEDSQVSREVIKRDKEIDENYKKVFNQLIEMMIDDPSTTTSAAHLLFVAKHLERIGDYVKDICELNVYLREAVFIKHGSKT is encoded by the coding sequence ATGGAAACTCGGATCATAGATCAGCAATTAGGCGTTTTGAGGGACAAGATCCTGCTGCTCGGCGGGGCGACGGAGGCTGCGGTGACGCGCGCAATGGATTCGCTGATCAATCGCGACAGCGAACTCGCGAAACGCGTGCTCGATGAGGACACCATCATCAACCAGATGGAGCTCGATATCGACCGCATGAGCATCGAGATCCTCGCGCTTCAGCAGCCCGCGGCACACGATCTGCGTTTCGTTATTTCGGTCGCCAAGATCACGCCCGTTCTCGAACGCATCGCAGACCACGCCAGCAACATCGCCGAATCGGTGCTTGTACTCAACACGCAGCCCGAGGTTCGTCAGTTCGTCGAATTTCGCCTGATGTCCACCACCGCTTCGGAAATGCTGCAGGCGGCTCTCGATGCTTTCACCGCCGAAGATTCGCAGGTTTCCCGCGAGGTCATCAAGCGCGACAAGGAGATCGATGAGAACTACAAAAAGGTCTTCAATCAGCTTATCGAGATGATGATCGACGACCCTTCAACTACGACCAGCGCCGCTCATCTGCTGTTCGTGGCGAAACACCTCGAACGCATCGGCGACTACGTCAAGGATATCTGCGAGCTCAACGTCTATCTCCGCGAGGCAGTGTTCATCAAACACGGCTCCAAAACTTAG
- the nadA gene encoding quinolinate synthase NadA produces MSAVLEATRELEEYLVLSDEEIAERIESAREALGPRVVILGHHYQRDDVIRHADLFGDSYQLSVMASQTDADYIVFCGVHFMAESANVVGKPSQRVILPDLGAGCSMADMANIDQVEDAWEQLRDIGVLDSKVAPITYMNSTAAIKAFCGRNEGVVCTSSNAVPLFDIYLKEYDKMFFFPDQHLGRNTGAKFGIPLDKMVVWNPHEELGGNTVEQLHDAKLILWRGHCSVHGRFKAWHVDKIREEVPGVKVLVHPECTREVVEKSDLDGSTSFIIKTVENAPVGSKWAIGTEVNLVNRLAKRFPDQEIHLLAPDLCMCATMYRIAPQNLAWAMENLADGVVVNEIIVDDETKHYAGIALDRMISMTERPG; encoded by the coding sequence ATGTCAGCCGTATTGGAAGCCACACGCGAACTCGAAGAATACCTTGTTCTTTCGGACGAGGAGATCGCCGAACGCATCGAATCCGCACGCGAGGCCCTCGGCCCGCGTGTTGTCATTTTGGGCCACCATTATCAGCGTGACGACGTCATTCGTCACGCCGATCTTTTCGGTGATTCGTATCAGCTTTCCGTGATGGCTTCGCAGACCGATGCCGACTATATCGTATTCTGCGGCGTTCATTTTATGGCGGAATCCGCAAATGTCGTCGGCAAGCCGTCGCAGCGCGTGATACTGCCCGATCTCGGCGCAGGCTGCTCGATGGCAGACATGGCGAATATCGATCAGGTAGAGGACGCGTGGGAGCAGCTCCGCGATATAGGTGTGTTGGACAGCAAGGTCGCGCCGATCACTTACATGAATTCGACCGCCGCGATCAAGGCTTTCTGCGGGCGAAACGAGGGCGTCGTATGTACGTCGTCCAACGCTGTGCCGCTTTTCGATATTTACCTGAAAGAGTACGACAAGATGTTCTTCTTCCCGGACCAGCACCTCGGGCGAAATACGGGAGCCAAATTCGGTATTCCGCTCGATAAGATGGTCGTCTGGAATCCGCACGAAGAACTTGGCGGCAATACCGTAGAGCAGCTTCACGATGCCAAGCTGATCCTATGGCGCGGGCATTGCTCGGTACACGGACGTTTCAAAGCGTGGCATGTGGACAAGATCCGCGAGGAAGTCCCGGGCGTCAAGGTCCTTGTGCACCCCGAATGCACCCGCGAGGTGGTCGAGAAAAGCGACCTAGACGGTTCGACGAGTTTTATTATCAAAACCGTCGAAAACGCACCGGTCGGCTCGAAATGGGCGATAGGAACCGAGGTAAATCTCGTAAATCGCCTCGCAAAGCGTTTTCCCGATCAGGAAATTCATCTGCTCGCCCCCGATCTGTGTATGTGTGCGACGATGTATCGTATCGCACCTCAGAATCTGGCTTGGGCGATGGAAAATCTGGCCGACGGCGTCGTCGTGAACGAGATAATAGTTGACGACGAGACCAAGCATTACGCCGGCATCGCGCTTGACCGCATGATCAGCATGACCGAGCGGCCCGGTTGA
- a CDS encoding YbaY family lipoprotein yields MTKLFSSFFAAIFIFVGAANAQTSWLDRPLNNWNRANGTVPTAPRGGLIEGPCREQIRTPESLADRAVTRAGWSLYGPAYVYGSTTVVTGMAGTDGMCRPTQYNGFVFVGTRFVGTLAPQPVDARTDGSFGSIFLNSRNSLMAEFARYTSNDALCCPSQTSLVTYSISAGSAPVLKADDVSTSQVCNDGQMTTMDNVVSGTVTYRSRMALPPNAVLTVRLVDISRADAPSITIAEQRIDTAGKQVPFNWDMAYDRSKINERNRYSIQAEIRDGSRLLFITDTNYPVITLGNPRVVDIEVVPVGGGAGPVQPSQGSGIIRGTVSYLQRIAIGPDSEVRVKLVDSADPNGRPVSEVSVATNGRQVPIPFELRYEPRDINRQRNYELIGEIYTNGVLRFRSETGERVQLRNNLTQGVSLIVQMAREEPQVITGRTLNLSAIGTGSIKIGDRNPGFVIRVTSTVASDGTANVGVSTISSTTPFRGKLVYIDDNTIRIMVDSSGNADASGEIEIRFQGTRITAISSKDLMLDGQATTISF; encoded by the coding sequence ATGACAAAGCTATTTTCAAGTTTTTTTGCAGCGATCTTCATTTTCGTGGGCGCCGCAAATGCGCAGACGTCGTGGCTCGACCGCCCGCTCAATAATTGGAACCGTGCGAACGGCACCGTTCCGACGGCTCCGCGAGGCGGCCTGATCGAAGGCCCTTGCCGCGAACAGATCCGGACACCGGAAAGTCTGGCGGATCGAGCCGTTACTCGTGCCGGCTGGTCGCTATACGGTCCGGCGTATGTTTACGGCTCGACGACCGTCGTTACCGGAATGGCCGGAACTGACGGCATGTGCCGCCCGACACAATACAACGGCTTCGTTTTTGTCGGGACGCGATTTGTCGGAACACTCGCACCTCAGCCGGTCGATGCGCGTACGGACGGTTCGTTCGGCAGCATTTTCCTAAACAGCAGAAATTCGCTGATGGCCGAATTCGCCCGTTACACGTCCAACGACGCGCTTTGTTGCCCGTCGCAGACGAGCCTGGTCACATATTCGATCTCGGCGGGATCGGCACCGGTCTTGAAAGCAGACGACGTCAGCACTTCGCAGGTCTGTAACGATGGTCAGATGACCACAATGGACAACGTCGTTTCGGGCACGGTCACATACAGATCGCGCATGGCGTTGCCGCCGAATGCGGTTTTGACGGTCCGCCTTGTCGATATCTCTCGTGCGGACGCTCCGTCGATAACGATAGCCGAGCAGCGTATCGACACCGCGGGTAAGCAGGTTCCATTCAATTGGGACATGGCGTATGACCGCTCAAAGATCAATGAGCGAAACCGCTATTCGATACAGGCAGAGATACGTGACGGCAGCCGACTGCTGTTCATCACGGACACGAATTATCCTGTGATCACGCTGGGAAATCCGCGTGTAGTTGATATCGAGGTCGTTCCGGTCGGCGGCGGTGCTGGGCCGGTTCAGCCATCTCAGGGCAGCGGCATCATCCGCGGTACGGTCAGCTATCTTCAGCGGATCGCCATCGGCCCGGATTCGGAAGTCCGTGTGAAATTGGTCGATTCGGCCGATCCCAACGGACGCCCTGTGTCCGAGGTCTCAGTGGCCACCAACGGCCGTCAGGTGCCGATCCCTTTCGAGCTTCGTTATGAACCGCGCGATATCAACCGGCAGCGGAACTATGAGCTCATAGGAGAGATCTACACGAACGGCGTGCTGCGTTTCCGTTCGGAGACCGGCGAACGCGTTCAGCTTCGCAACAATCTGACGCAGGGTGTTTCGCTGATCGTTCAAATGGCACGCGAAGAGCCGCAGGTGATCACCGGCCGCACACTCAACCTTTCGGCCATCGGCACCGGTTCGATCAAGATCGGCGACCGCAATCCCGGCTTCGTCATTCGCGTAACCTCGACCGTTGCATCGGACGGCACCGCGAATGTCGGCGTCTCGACCATTTCATCGACCACGCCGTTTCGCGGCAAGCTCGTCTATATTGACGACAACACAATCCGCATCATGGTCGACAGCTCAGGCAATGCCGACGCGTCCGGCGAGATCGAGATCAGGTTTCAGGGAACGCGTATAACCGCGATCTCGTCAAAAGACCTGATGCTCGACGGCCAGGCAACGACGATCAGCTTCTAA
- a CDS encoding CBS domain-containing protein, which yields MPQDATGSYTRKRCREIMTSDVVTASPEMSLREVAVMMRDSDVGALPIVESGRIVGIVTDRDIVMRAVADGKSGDTPVGDVISRELFTVGPDDFVFEAARLMGDKQVRRIPVVEADGSLAGIIAMADVALQMEDEREIAETLEEISSGAAFWGKR from the coding sequence ATGCCGCAGGATGCGACGGGTTCCTACACGCGAAAACGCTGTCGTGAGATCATGACCAGCGATGTCGTGACCGCGTCGCCCGAGATGTCGCTCCGCGAGGTCGCCGTGATGATGCGCGACAGCGATGTCGGTGCTTTGCCGATAGTTGAATCGGGGCGGATTGTCGGGATCGTTACCGACCGCGACATTGTCATGCGTGCGGTCGCCGACGGCAAAAGCGGCGATACGCCAGTCGGCGATGTCATCTCACGGGAACTTTTCACGGTCGGCCCTGATGATTTCGTTTTTGAGGCCGCGCGTCTAATGGGCGACAAACAGGTTCGCCGCATTCCGGTCGTCGAGGCCGACGGTTCACTCGCCGGCATCATCGCAATGGCCGACGTCGCACTTCAAATGGAAGACGAACGTGAGATCGCCGAAACATTGGAAGAGATCTCGTCCGGTGCGGCATTTTGGGGAAAACGATAG